One genomic window of Medicago truncatula cultivar Jemalong A17 chromosome 1, MtrunA17r5.0-ANR, whole genome shotgun sequence includes the following:
- the LOC11434606 gene encoding agamous-like MADS-box protein AGL62, whose protein sequence is MSSGKKGQGRQKIEMKKMSNESNLQVTFSKRRSGLFKKASELCTLCGAYIALIVFSPSDKVFSFGHPDVYTVIDRYLSQVPPQNNRILQFIEAHRGAELRELNAMLTQINDALGIKKKRKNELSDLCKKNEAQFWWACPIEGMNKVQLQSLKDALLDLKKRIEEHVGMVVSQGTPTQTLPLFVDNGSSSNMPMEHQPNHQQASIFPAGFCQNPMLQPHLFGFNNMGGDGGHGPSGFY, encoded by the coding sequence ATGTCAAGTGGAAAGAAAGGTCAAGGTCGCCAAAAAATTGAGATGAAAAAAATGAGCAACGAGAGCAATTTGCAAGTGACTTTCTCGAAGCGTCGTAGTGGCCTCTTCAAGAAAGCCAGCGAGCTTTGCACCCTTTGTGGTGCATATATTGCTCTCATTGTATTCTCACCTAGTGATAAGGTGTTTTCATTTGGCCATCCAGATGTTTATACGGTCATAGACCGTTATCTATCTCAAGTCCCACCCCAAAACAATAGGATCTTACAATTCATTGAGGCTCACCGCGGTGCCGAATTGCGCGAGCTTAATGCTATGTTAACTCAAATCAACGATGCACTAGGCATCAAAAAGAAGCGCAAGAATGAGCTGAGCGATTTATGCAAGAAGAATGAGGCTCAGTTTTGGTGGGCTTGTCCCATTGAAGGGATGAATAAGGTCCAACTTCAATCTTTGAAAGATGCTTTGTTGGATCTTAAGAAACGAATTGAAGAACATGTTGGTATGGTTGTAAGTCAGGGGACTCCTACCCAAACCCTTCCGCTTTTTGTTGACAATGGATCGTCCTCTAACATGCCTATGGAGCACCAGCCAAATCATCAACAAGCTTCAATTTTCCCGGCTGGATTTTGTCAGAATCCTATGTTGCAACCTCATTTGTTTGGTTTCAACAATATGGGAGGAGA